Proteins encoded within one genomic window of Amycolatopsis nigrescens CSC17Ta-90:
- a CDS encoding lytic polysaccharide monooxygenase, giving the protein MNVKRKLIAAAAGAGIAPLIVLGMPAVSASAHGYISSPPSRQALCAQNKVPDCGAIKWEPQSVEGPKGLRSCSGGNSQFAVLDQENRGWPATSVGSTVNFNWVITARHATSTWEYYLGGTRVALFDDGGKQPGSTVSHSVNLGNASGRQKLLAIWNIADTPNAFYSCVDLQIGGGSTPGTPPSTPPPSTPPTTGTWATGTAYSAGSQVTYNGTGYRCLQSHTALAGWDPGATPALWERS; this is encoded by the coding sequence ATGAACGTGAAACGAAAGCTCATCGCGGCGGCAGCCGGTGCCGGCATCGCTCCGCTGATCGTGCTGGGCATGCCGGCCGTCTCGGCCAGCGCACACGGCTACATCTCCTCGCCGCCGAGCAGACAGGCTCTGTGCGCGCAGAACAAGGTGCCGGACTGCGGCGCGATCAAGTGGGAACCGCAGAGCGTCGAAGGGCCGAAGGGGCTGCGCAGCTGCAGCGGCGGCAACTCCCAGTTCGCCGTGCTCGACCAGGAGAACCGGGGCTGGCCGGCCACCTCGGTCGGCAGCACGGTGAACTTCAACTGGGTGATCACCGCGCGGCACGCCACCAGCACCTGGGAGTACTACCTCGGCGGCACCCGGGTCGCGTTGTTCGACGACGGCGGCAAGCAGCCGGGCTCCACCGTGTCGCACTCGGTCAACCTCGGCAACGCCAGCGGACGGCAGAAGCTGCTCGCGATCTGGAACATCGCGGACACCCCGAACGCGTTCTACTCCTGCGTCGACCTGCAGATCGGCGGGGGCAGCACGCCGGGCACGCCGCCAAGCACTCCCCCGCCCAGCACCCCGCCGACCACCGGCACCTGGGCCACCGGCACCGCGTACTCCGCCGGCAGCCAGGTGACCTACAACGGCACCGGGTATCGCTGCCTGCAGTCGCACACCGCGCTGGCCGGCTGGGACCCGGGCGCCACGCCCGCGCTCTGGGAGCGCAGCTGA
- a CDS encoding DUF305 domain-containing protein, with protein sequence MKRYSLVLLTAGLLLAGCGSGQHSAHHPPGHGAHPEPAPAAASAPGAAGEFNPADVMFLQMAIIHHNQGVEIAKLAKSHDTRKEVSELAAAIEVTQLSEVGTMTDWLRRWNQPVETSMDPNSHAEHGGLPLTSPDQIAELAATTGAEFETRFLSMLTGHQHGAVEMAQHEAKDGASPDAKGLANRIVESRTAQIQQMLTLMDR encoded by the coding sequence ATGAAGCGCTACTCGCTCGTCCTGCTCACCGCCGGCCTGTTGCTGGCCGGCTGCGGAAGCGGCCAGCACTCGGCCCACCATCCGCCCGGTCATGGCGCCCATCCCGAGCCCGCGCCCGCCGCGGCGTCCGCTCCCGGAGCCGCCGGGGAGTTCAACCCCGCGGACGTGATGTTCCTGCAGATGGCCATCATCCACCACAACCAGGGCGTGGAGATCGCCAAGCTGGCGAAGAGCCACGACACCCGCAAAGAGGTCAGCGAGCTCGCCGCGGCCATCGAGGTCACCCAGCTGTCCGAAGTCGGCACCATGACCGACTGGCTCCGCCGCTGGAACCAGCCGGTCGAGACGAGCATGGATCCGAACAGCCACGCCGAGCACGGCGGCCTCCCGCTGACCAGCCCGGACCAGATCGCCGAGCTGGCCGCCACCACCGGCGCCGAGTTCGAGACCAGGTTCCTGAGCATGCTGACCGGGCACCAGCACGGCGCGGTCGAAATGGCTCAGCACGAGGCCAAGGACGGGGCAAGCCCGGACGCGAAAGGCCTGGCGAACCGGATCGTCGAGTCCCGCACCGCCCAGATCCAACAAATGCTCACCCTCATGGACCGATAG